One Beggiatoa leptomitoformis DNA segment encodes these proteins:
- the hypA gene encoding hydrogenase maturation nickel metallochaperone HypA: MHELSICYSLLNQVETLAQHHQAHQVASITIQIGLLSGVEPELLRQAFTIARAGTVAAQADLICLSLPVKVRCQQCHAESEVEANRLLCKTCGAWQTQVISGDEMLLASVELIT, from the coding sequence ATGCACGAGTTATCTATTTGTTATAGTTTGTTAAATCAAGTTGAAACCCTTGCACAACACCATCAGGCTCATCAGGTTGCCAGTATCACTATCCAAATTGGGCTGTTAAGTGGTGTAGAACCTGAGTTATTACGACAGGCTTTCACGATTGCACGCGCGGGTACTGTTGCAGCGCAAGCAGACTTAATTTGTTTGTCCTTGCCTGTAAAAGTACGCTGTCAGCAATGCCATGCAGAAAGCGAGGTTGAAGCCAATCGCCTGTTATGCAAAACCTGTGGCGCATGGCAAACGCAAGTCATCAGTGGTGATGAAATGTTACTTGCAAGTGTTGAGCTAATCACGTAA
- a CDS encoding HypC/HybG/HupF family hydrogenase formation chaperone produces the protein MCLGIPMQIMEINGFNARCQAKGIERDVNLFMLQHELPLVGEYVMVHVGYALQTMTEQDAQTTWELLDEILKSEQFSEAL, from the coding sequence ATGTGCTTAGGAATACCTATGCAAATTATGGAAATAAATGGATTTAATGCGCGTTGCCAAGCCAAAGGGATAGAGCGAGATGTGAATTTATTCATGCTACAGCATGAGTTACCGTTGGTTGGTGAATATGTGATGGTTCATGTGGGGTATGCGTTGCAAACAATGACTGAGCAGGATGCACAAACCACATGGGAATTGCTGGATGAAATTTTAAAGTCGGAACAGTTCAGCGAAGCTTTGTAA
- a CDS encoding FAD-dependent oxidoreductase gives MSDNFQFINLPRLDPEKTESRVRIHTWNEIYGQFDSADAGNQAGRCLECGNPYCEWKCPVHNYIPNWLKLVREGNLFEAAELSHKTNSLPEICGRVCPQDRLCEGSCTLNDGFGAVTIGSVEKFITDEAYKKGWRPDLSNVVQTGKKVAIIGAGPAGLACADVLVRNGVKPIVYDRYPEIGGLLTFGIPSFKLEKEVVRVRRQIMEGMGVKFILNTEIGRDIGFQQLLNDYDAVFLGMGTYNYMEGGFSGENLTGVYKALPYLVGNISQVENWETKADIREGLGMQDGYINLKGKHVVVLGGGDTAMDCNRTAIRQGAASVTCAYRRDEANMPGSKREVANAKEEGVQFLWNRQPVSIVGECQAEGVKVVTTELGQPDARGRRSPQVVQGSEEIIPADVVLIAFGFRPSPAEWFKDFNITVESNGRVKASATQEFAFQTTHEKVFAGGDMVRGSDLVVTAVYEGRQAAQGILDYLQV, from the coding sequence ATGAGTGACAATTTTCAATTTATTAATTTACCCCGCCTTGACCCTGAAAAAACCGAAAGTCGAGTTCGGATTCATACATGGAATGAAATTTACGGACAGTTCGACAGTGCTGATGCTGGGAATCAAGCAGGGCGTTGTTTAGAATGTGGTAATCCCTATTGTGAATGGAAATGTCCTGTTCACAATTACATCCCCAATTGGTTAAAACTGGTAAGAGAAGGCAATTTATTTGAGGCGGCTGAGCTATCTCATAAAACCAACTCGCTGCCAGAAATTTGTGGGCGTGTCTGTCCGCAAGACCGTTTATGTGAAGGTTCTTGCACGCTTAATGATGGCTTTGGCGCAGTAACGATTGGCTCGGTTGAAAAATTTATTACGGATGAAGCCTATAAAAAAGGCTGGCGACCTGATTTATCCAACGTTGTTCAAACAGGAAAAAAGGTTGCCATTATCGGTGCTGGGCCTGCGGGTTTAGCGTGTGCTGATGTTTTGGTTCGTAATGGCGTGAAACCGATTGTTTATGACCGTTATCCCGAAATTGGCGGGTTACTCACTTTCGGTATTCCTTCGTTTAAATTGGAAAAAGAAGTGGTGCGTGTTCGTCGCCAAATCATGGAAGGTATGGGGGTAAAGTTTATCCTAAATACTGAAATTGGTAGAGATATAGGCTTTCAACAGTTGTTAAACGATTACGATGCGGTGTTTTTAGGCATGGGTACGTATAACTACATGGAAGGTGGATTTTCTGGCGAAAATTTAACAGGCGTGTATAAAGCCTTACCTTATTTGGTGGGTAATATTAGCCAAGTAGAAAACTGGGAAACGAAAGCCGATATCCGTGAAGGTTTAGGAATGCAAGACGGTTATATTAACCTGAAGGGTAAACATGTGGTTGTCTTAGGCGGGGGAGATACCGCAATGGACTGTAATCGCACGGCAATCCGTCAGGGGGCTGCCAGTGTAACGTGTGCTTATCGCCGCGATGAAGCGAATATGCCCGGTTCTAAACGTGAGGTTGCCAATGCAAAAGAGGAAGGCGTACAGTTTTTATGGAATCGCCAACCTGTTAGTATCGTTGGAGAATGTCAAGCAGAAGGGGTGAAAGTCGTTACGACTGAGTTAGGACAACCTGATGCACGCGGACGGCGGAGTCCGCAAGTAGTACAAGGCAGTGAAGAAATTATTCCTGCTGATGTGGTGTTAATTGCTTTTGGTTTTCGTCCTAGCCCAGCAGAATGGTTTAAAGACTTTAATATTACCGTAGAAAGTAATGGACGGGTTAAAGCCTCAGCGACTCAAGAATTCGCTTTTCAAACGACACATGAAAAAGTGTTTGCTGGTGGGGATATGGTACGTGGTTCAGACCTAGTCGTGACAGCGGTCTATGAAGGTCGGCAAGCGGCACAAGGAATTTTAGATTATTTACAAGTCTAA
- the gltB gene encoding glutamate synthase large subunit — MNMLTGLYRPSFEKDSCGFGLIAQMDGKASHWLVQTAVTSLNNLTHRGAVAADGKTGDGCGLLFKKPDSFLRALAQEQGMTLAPLYASGLVFLHTDTQKAEFAKQILNTELQKEGLFVAGWRHVPTNTDACGQEALKTLPYIAQVFVNAPENWDEVSFERHLFIARRRAEKIVSAQDDDVFYVPSLSCRTISYKGLVMPAKLPVFYPDLNDPRFESALCVYHQRFSTNTWPQWRLAQPFRYLAHNGEINTIQGNRNWAVARGYKLSTPLIANMDDIRPLVSLSGSDSSSLDNMLEVLLAGGMDIFRAMRLLIPPAWQNVESIDPNLRAFYEYNSMHMESWDGPAGIVLTDGRYAACTTDRNGLRPARYVITEDRYITIASEVGVYEYDNAKIIAKGRLKPGQMLAVDTETGTLLLPENIDERLQQRQPYRKWLKKYAKRLDENLAIPEVVKNELNLEKLAIYQKQFQVSLEERDQVLRVLAESSQEAVGSMGDDTPMAVLSKKERSVYDYFRQQFAQVTNPPIDPLREKIVMSLRTCFGRERNLFEEVDAHAARLEIASPIMSTSKFNRLLALTDPDYAHEKFELSYSKDQDLKSALLALCEKATIAVKAGKVLLVLSDKGLEADRLPIHALLAVGAVHHHLITQGVRCDANIVVETATARDPHHFAVLIGYGATAIHPYLAYECILNLLSTDGMQSMDAAKALENYRNGINKGLYKIISKMGISTITSYRGAQLFEAVGLHSEVVDLCFKDTTCRIQGATFSDLETDQRKLHKSAWNARKPLEQGGLLKFVHDGEYHAYNPDVVQALQSAVKTGNYAEYKRFSQLVNERDPMTFRDLLAIRQDVTPISIDDVEPIEAILPRFDSAGMSLGALSPEAHEALAIAMNRLGGRSNSGEGGEDPSRYGTERMSKIKQVASGRFGVTPAYLVNAEVLQIKVSQGAKPGEGGQLPGHKVNEMIATLRYSSAGVTLISPPPHHDIYSIEDLAQLIFDLKQVNPKALVSVKLVAEAGVGTVAAGVAKAYADLITIAGYDGGTGASPLTSVKYAGSPWELGLTETHQIMRANDLRDKVRIQADGGLKTGLDVIKAAILGAESFGFGTAPMVALGCKYLRICHLNNCATGVATQNKVLRREHFIGLPEMVMNYFRFVATETREWLAKLGIKRMSDLIGRTDLLTRLEGITDKQRHLDLSPILSDANVSADKPQFCIHPANKPFDKGELAELMVNDMLAAIEHKQGGEFHYTVRNINRSIGARLSGEIAKRHGNLGMSDNPVTVRLQGSAGQSFGVWNAGGLHLYLEGDANDYVGKGMAAGKIVIYPPANSRFESHKTAIIGNTCLYGATGGTLYAAGMAGERFAVRNSGAQAIVEGIGDHGCEYMTGGIVVVLGETGLNFGAGMTGGFAYVLDQNNTFVDKYNHELIDVHRLAPEFMQAHSSHLYGMISDFVRETGSQWGQTLLDDYSSFVGKFWLVKPRANEISSLLDSLVNKAA; from the coding sequence ATGAACATGTTGACAGGACTTTATCGCCCTTCGTTTGAAAAAGACAGTTGCGGCTTTGGGTTAATCGCCCAAATGGATGGCAAGGCGAGTCATTGGTTAGTGCAAACTGCCGTTACTTCGTTAAACAATCTCACCCACCGAGGAGCAGTCGCCGCAGATGGTAAAACTGGGGATGGCTGTGGTCTTTTATTCAAAAAACCAGATTCTTTTTTACGCGCCTTAGCCCAAGAGCAAGGCATGACGCTTGCGCCTTTATATGCGTCGGGTTTAGTGTTTTTACACACTGACACTCAAAAAGCCGAATTCGCTAAACAAATCTTAAATACGGAATTACAAAAAGAAGGCTTATTCGTTGCGGGTTGGCGACATGTACCAACCAATACAGATGCGTGCGGACAAGAGGCACTAAAAACCCTGCCGTATATTGCCCAAGTTTTTGTGAATGCCCCCGAAAATTGGGACGAAGTCAGTTTTGAACGGCATTTATTCATCGCACGGCGACGGGCAGAAAAAATAGTGTCCGCGCAAGATGACGATGTTTTTTATGTCCCTAGTTTGTCTTGTCGGACAATTTCATATAAAGGCTTAGTTATGCCTGCGAAATTGCCCGTATTTTATCCTGATTTAAACGACCCACGGTTTGAATCCGCATTGTGTGTCTATCACCAACGCTTTTCTACCAACACATGGCCACAATGGCGATTAGCCCAGCCTTTCCGCTATCTAGCCCACAATGGCGAAATCAATACGATTCAAGGGAATCGTAACTGGGCAGTTGCTCGCGGCTATAAATTATCCACGCCATTAATTGCGAATATGGATGACATTCGTCCGTTGGTGTCGCTCAGTGGTTCAGACTCTTCTAGCTTAGATAATATGTTAGAAGTGTTATTAGCAGGTGGCATGGATATTTTCCGCGCTATGCGCTTACTGATTCCACCCGCTTGGCAAAATGTGGAAAGCATAGACCCGAATTTACGTGCATTTTATGAGTACAATTCCATGCACATGGAATCATGGGATGGTCCCGCTGGTATTGTGTTGACTGATGGACGTTATGCCGCTTGTACTACGGATAGAAATGGTTTGCGTCCTGCGCGTTACGTCATCACCGAAGACCGCTATATTACTATAGCGTCAGAGGTTGGCGTTTATGAATATGATAATGCCAAGATTATTGCTAAAGGGCGATTAAAGCCGGGGCAGATGCTCGCCGTAGATACAGAAACAGGTACGTTATTATTACCTGAAAATATTGACGAACGCTTGCAACAACGTCAACCCTATCGGAAATGGTTGAAAAAATACGCAAAACGCTTGGATGAAAATCTCGCCATTCCTGAAGTGGTCAAAAATGAGCTAAATCTTGAAAAATTAGCTATTTATCAAAAGCAATTCCAAGTCAGTTTGGAAGAGCGTGACCAAGTTTTGCGCGTTTTAGCAGAAAGTTCTCAAGAAGCCGTTGGCTCTATGGGCGATGATACGCCTATGGCCGTGTTATCGAAAAAAGAACGCTCGGTATATGACTATTTTCGCCAACAATTTGCGCAAGTGACTAACCCACCGATTGACCCTTTACGGGAAAAAATCGTTATGTCCTTACGTACCTGTTTTGGACGGGAACGCAACTTATTTGAAGAAGTCGATGCCCATGCAGCACGGTTAGAAATTGCCTCGCCTATCATGTCAACCTCTAAATTTAACCGTTTATTGGCATTGACAGACCCCGATTATGCGCATGAAAAATTTGAATTAAGCTATTCCAAAGACCAAGATTTAAAATCTGCCTTACTCGCTCTCTGCGAAAAAGCGACGATTGCGGTTAAAGCGGGTAAAGTTCTATTAGTTTTATCTGACAAAGGCTTAGAAGCTGACCGCCTACCCATTCATGCGTTGTTAGCCGTCGGTGCAGTACATCACCATTTAATCACTCAAGGCGTGCGTTGTGATGCCAATATCGTGGTGGAAACAGCAACCGCCCGCGACCCGCACCATTTTGCAGTGCTGATTGGCTATGGCGCAACCGCCATTCATCCCTATTTAGCCTATGAATGTATCCTGAATTTACTCAGTACCGATGGGATGCAAAGCATGGATGCGGCGAAAGCCCTAGAAAATTACCGTAATGGAATTAATAAAGGCTTGTACAAAATTATTTCCAAAATGGGGATTTCGACGATTACCAGCTATCGGGGTGCGCAACTGTTTGAAGCGGTGGGCTTACATAGCGAAGTTGTGGACTTATGCTTTAAAGATACGACTTGTCGGATTCAAGGCGCGACTTTTAGCGATTTAGAAACTGACCAACGTAAACTGCATAAATCTGCATGGAATGCGCGTAAACCATTAGAACAAGGGGGATTACTCAAATTTGTTCACGATGGCGAATACCATGCGTATAACCCTGATGTCGTGCAAGCCTTACAATCCGCTGTAAAAACAGGTAATTATGCAGAATACAAACGCTTTAGCCAGTTAGTCAATGAACGCGACCCGATGACGTTTCGAGATTTATTAGCGATTCGTCAAGATGTTACACCAATTTCTATCGATGACGTAGAGCCAATTGAAGCCATTTTACCGCGCTTTGATAGTGCGGGTATGTCGCTTGGTGCATTATCACCTGAAGCACACGAAGCCTTAGCCATTGCGATGAACCGTTTAGGCGGACGTTCTAACTCAGGCGAAGGCGGCGAAGACCCCTCACGCTATGGCACCGAGCGGATGTCAAAAATTAAGCAAGTTGCATCGGGGCGATTTGGTGTAACTCCCGCTTATTTGGTTAACGCTGAAGTGCTACAGATTAAAGTCTCTCAAGGCGCAAAACCGGGAGAAGGTGGGCAATTACCGGGACATAAAGTTAATGAAATGATTGCGACATTGCGCTATTCCTCGGCGGGTGTCACGTTGATTTCTCCACCACCGCATCATGATATTTACTCGATTGAGGACTTAGCACAGCTAATTTTTGACTTAAAACAAGTGAATCCAAAAGCCTTAGTATCGGTAAAATTGGTTGCTGAAGCGGGGGTTGGTACTGTTGCCGCAGGGGTTGCAAAGGCCTATGCCGATTTAATTACCATTGCAGGCTATGATGGTGGTACAGGTGCAAGTCCTTTAACCTCCGTCAAATATGCGGGCAGTCCTTGGGAATTAGGCTTAACTGAAACCCATCAAATCATGCGGGCGAATGATTTACGCGATAAAGTGCGGATTCAAGCGGATGGTGGATTAAAAACGGGCTTAGACGTGATTAAAGCGGCAATTTTAGGTGCAGAAAGTTTTGGTTTTGGTACAGCACCAATGGTTGCTTTAGGGTGTAAATACCTACGAATTTGTCACTTAAACAACTGCGCAACAGGTGTTGCAACCCAAAATAAAGTGCTACGTCGTGAGCATTTTATCGGTTTGCCTGAAATGGTAATGAATTACTTCCGTTTTGTGGCGACGGAAACCCGCGAATGGCTGGCAAAACTCGGTATAAAACGCATGAGTGATTTAATCGGACGCACCGATTTACTCACCCGTTTAGAAGGCATTACGGATAAGCAAAGACATTTAGACTTAAGCCCAATTTTGAGCGATGCTAACGTATCTGCTGATAAACCACAGTTTTGCATCCACCCTGCAAATAAACCCTTTGATAAAGGGGAGTTAGCAGAGTTAATGGTTAACGACATGCTCGCAGCGATTGAACACAAACAAGGCGGTGAATTTCATTACACTGTTCGCAATATTAATCGCTCTATCGGCGCACGTCTGTCAGGCGAAATTGCTAAACGCCACGGCAATTTGGGGATGAGTGATAATCCTGTTACCGTGCGTTTACAAGGCTCTGCGGGGCAAAGTTTTGGGGTATGGAACGCGGGCGGTTTACATTTATATCTGGAAGGTGATGCCAATGATTATGTCGGCAAAGGCATGGCTGCAGGTAAAATTGTTATTTATCCGCCTGCAAATAGCCGTTTTGAATCGCATAAAACCGCAATTATTGGTAATACCTGCTTATACGGTGCAACAGGTGGCACACTCTACGCGGCAGGTATGGCAGGTGAACGCTTTGCCGTGCGTAATTCTGGCGCGCAAGCCATTGTTGAAGGTATTGGCGACCATGGTTGTGAATATATGACGGGCGGTATCGTTGTTGTGTTGGGCGAAACAGGGCTTAACTTTGGAGCGGGCATGACAGGCGGTTTTGCCTATGTCCTAGACCAAAATAATACTTTTGTTGACAAATACAATCATGAACTCATTGACGTGCATCGTCTCGCGCCCGAATTTATGCAAGCGCATAGTTCACATCTCTATGGCATGATTAGTGATTTTGTCCGCGAAACGGGTAGCCAATGGGGGCAAACCTTGTTAGATGACTACAGCAGTTTTGTGGGTAAATTCTGGCTCGTGAAACCCCGCGCCAACGAAATCAGCTCGCTATTAGATAGTTTGGTCAATAAAGCGGCGTAA
- the gshA gene encoding glutamate--cysteine ligase — translation MYALLENHLSAFTNQHHQHLFNQSSVGLEKESLRVTADGRIAQTPHPSSLGAALTHPYITTDYSEALLEFITPPDINLQTPLNFLNYIQSFVYQHLHQEILWTNSMPCVLAGEASIPIAQYGSSNAGRMKTVYRNGLGYRYGRVMQVIAGIHFNYSFSENIWGFLHTLEGEKRTRRAVQNDYYFRVIRNLQRYGWLIPFLFGASPAVCKSFLSGRKTTLPEFDKHTYYKPFATSLRMSDIGYQNRKEGKTGVKVVYDSLDSYVCSLSRAIETPSPDYAKIGVVVAGEYRQLNSNILQIENEYYSTVRPKQPPTFLEKPIHALQRRGVDYIELRSLDINPFEPLGMTQEQIYFLHIFMLFCLLQDSPNIDEHEKQAINLNFMTVTHRGRDPQLLLRRGDENILLRDWATEILVQMQQIACIIDAQQTAPIYNPILNTYREMVHHPDLTPSARVLAEMHDHKEGFHEFAKRYSLKHADYYRQLSIDAEKTQFFQQLAEKSLTEQTRLEAQPQAPFDTFLQTYFNQSL, via the coding sequence GTGTACGCACTCCTAGAAAATCATTTATCTGCTTTTACAAATCAACACCACCAACACCTATTTAACCAGAGTTCTGTTGGCTTAGAAAAAGAAAGTTTACGGGTTACAGCCGATGGTAGAATTGCGCAAACACCGCACCCATCAAGCCTTGGTGCTGCCCTGACCCATCCGTATATCACCACCGACTATTCCGAAGCCTTACTCGAATTCATCACACCACCTGATATAAACCTACAAACACCTTTAAACTTTCTTAATTATATTCAATCTTTTGTCTATCAACATTTACATCAAGAAATCTTATGGACAAATAGTATGCCCTGTGTGTTAGCGGGGGAGGCGAGCATTCCTATTGCACAATATGGCTCATCAAACGCGGGTAGGATGAAAACCGTTTATCGTAATGGCTTGGGCTATCGATACGGACGTGTTATGCAAGTTATTGCAGGTATTCACTTTAATTACTCTTTTTCTGAAAACATCTGGGGATTTTTACACACATTAGAAGGGGAAAAAAGAACGCGCCGTGCAGTACAAAATGACTATTATTTTCGTGTTATTCGTAACTTACAACGCTATGGCTGGTTAATCCCCTTTTTATTTGGCGCATCGCCTGCTGTATGCAAATCCTTTTTATCAGGACGCAAAACCACACTACCCGAATTCGATAAACACACTTATTACAAGCCTTTCGCGACCTCATTACGCATGAGTGATATAGGCTATCAAAATCGTAAAGAAGGCAAAACAGGGGTTAAAGTCGTTTATGACTCCCTAGATAGCTATGTTTGCAGTTTAAGCCGAGCCATTGAAACACCCAGCCCAGACTACGCAAAAATCGGTGTTGTTGTAGCAGGAGAATATCGACAACTTAACAGCAATATCCTACAAATTGAAAACGAATATTACAGTACCGTCCGCCCTAAACAACCGCCCACCTTTTTAGAAAAGCCAATACATGCCCTACAACGGCGTGGCGTGGACTATATTGAATTACGTTCATTAGACATCAATCCTTTTGAACCGTTAGGCATGACACAAGAACAAATTTATTTTCTCCATATTTTCATGTTGTTCTGTTTACTGCAAGACAGTCCAAATATAGATGAGCATGAAAAACAAGCCATTAATCTAAACTTCATGACGGTTACGCATCGTGGACGTGACCCGCAATTACTATTACGGCGTGGCGACGAAAACATTTTATTACGCGATTGGGCAACAGAAATTCTAGTGCAAATGCAACAGATTGCCTGCATTATAGATGCACAACAAACCGCGCCTATTTATAACCCCATACTTAACACTTATCGTGAAATGGTGCATCATCCCGACCTCACGCCCTCAGCACGTGTATTAGCAGAAATGCACGACCATAAAGAAGGATTTCATGAATTTGCCAAACGGTACTCCTTAAAACATGCCGATTACTACCGCCAACTTTCTATTGATGCAGAAAAAACGCAGTTTTTCCAACAACTCGCCGAAAAATCACTGACTGAACAAACGCGATTAGAAGCACAGCCACAAGCCCCCTTTGATACGTTTTTACAAACCTATTTCAATCAGTCTCTTTAA
- a CDS encoding DNA polymerase III subunit delta' codes for MISAFPWHDTLWHKIHTAYQQDRLPHAILFCGTLGMGKAALAQRLAALLLCETPLADGNPCGQCKACHLHQTHNHPDFLDISPAEAGKQILIDQIRHLIQFCALTSHHGRYQVALIHPAEAMNHNAANSLLKILEEPPAKTVLLLVSHQPSALMATIRSRCQRVDFTKIDTKITQQWLSHQLPNNNDIPLLLNLSAYAPLTALALAQGDALAQRNQLLDSLAKLPAGKDDPVKLAEAWGQMDARQVLSWMLSWTMDLIRLQVAGQQSDIINIDKRNILQGLTNNLPITTLFDLLDTQKEIYQLVKSSSNVKPQGLFESLAIAWSKARQ; via the coding sequence ATGATATCTGCTTTTCCTTGGCATGACACATTGTGGCATAAAATCCATACTGCTTATCAGCAAGATAGGTTGCCACACGCGATTTTATTTTGTGGCACACTGGGGATGGGAAAAGCGGCACTTGCGCAACGGTTGGCCGCATTACTGTTATGTGAAACACCGTTAGCAGATGGAAATCCTTGTGGACAGTGTAAAGCCTGTCATTTGCATCAGACACACAACCATCCTGATTTTTTAGACATATCCCCTGCTGAAGCAGGTAAACAGATTTTAATTGACCAAATTCGCCACCTGATTCAATTTTGCGCCTTAACTTCACATCATGGACGTTATCAAGTTGCACTTATCCATCCCGCAGAAGCAATGAATCATAATGCAGCGAATAGTTTATTAAAAATTTTAGAAGAACCCCCTGCTAAAACGGTTTTATTGCTGGTTAGTCACCAACCTAGCGCATTAATGGCAACCATTCGCAGTCGTTGTCAACGGGTTGACTTTACAAAAATTGATACAAAAATAACGCAACAATGGTTAAGCCACCAACTCCCTAATAATAACGACATTCCCCTGTTATTAAATTTATCCGCATACGCACCACTTACTGCGTTAGCCCTAGCACAAGGTGACGCATTAGCGCAACGCAACCAACTATTAGACAGCTTAGCTAAATTACCCGCTGGTAAAGATGACCCCGTAAAATTGGCAGAAGCATGGGGACAAATGGATGCACGACAAGTTTTAAGTTGGATGTTAAGTTGGACGATGGATTTAATCCGTTTACAAGTTGCAGGACAACAAAGCGACATCATAAATATAGATAAACGTAATATTTTACAAGGATTAACAAATAATTTACCCATTACAACTTTATTTGACCTATTAGACACGCAAAAAGAGATTTACCAATTAGTTAAAAGCTCGAGCAATGTCAAACCACAAGGCTTATTTGAATCACTTGCCATTGCATGGAGCAAAGCACGTCAGTAA
- a CDS encoding AAA family ATPase produces MKIGLCGSHRTGKTTLAQAIADKTGLAFLATSTSAVFREYGLDPAKPMDFRTRLWIQQRVLTSATMSWHDAPTDFITDRTPIDFMAYTLSDIQGITEVDFPDLESYLTQCFTVTNQYFNQLVVLQPAIPLVYEAGKAALNKAYIEHLNSVILGLCHDERLFCPVTVIKRAVLALEARVDLVIR; encoded by the coding sequence ATGAAAATAGGGTTATGTGGAAGTCACCGTACAGGGAAAACCACGCTTGCACAAGCAATTGCAGATAAAACAGGGCTTGCTTTTTTAGCAACTAGCACCAGTGCTGTTTTTAGAGAATATGGTTTAGACCCTGCAAAACCAATGGATTTTAGAACCCGTTTATGGATACAACAACGTGTATTGACCAGTGCCACAATGTCTTGGCACGATGCACCTACCGATTTTATCACTGACCGCACCCCTATTGATTTTATGGCTTATACCTTAAGTGATATTCAAGGGATAACAGAAGTTGATTTTCCTGATTTAGAGTCGTATTTAACCCAGTGTTTCACCGTTACAAATCAATATTTTAATCAACTTGTTGTTTTGCAACCCGCTATCCCTTTAGTCTATGAGGCGGGAAAAGCCGCTTTAAATAAGGCTTATATTGAGCATTTAAATAGTGTTATTTTGGGATTATGTCATGATGAACGCTTATTTTGTCCTGTCACGGTGATTAAACGGGCTGTATTGGCGTTAGAGGCGCGGGTTGATTTAGTGATTCGGTAA
- a CDS encoding NYN domain-containing protein → MEDKHLNGFKSNAKIGVYVDVANVNRNGGYGMQYDVLREFACRDFAEALRLNAYVSFDVERAREDITYRKGINNYFSVLREYGFKVIQKNVKWYEDDKGNRYGKANADLDMAVDALLQSQNLDRVLLVTGDGDFIQVVRALQNYGCRVEVVAFENISNELKREADMFLSGYLIPNLLPVKRNIENNIEWGAIGSVVRGYCSHYYDDRGFGFMRYLDRIAPGLWITDARHDESPYRAAFFHGSNLPEEVNTSQLPNRDFIFEFRLEESKNNNKDPVAMNIRLLG, encoded by the coding sequence ATGGAAGATAAACATTTGAACGGATTTAAATCAAACGCAAAAATAGGTGTATATGTCGATGTTGCTAACGTTAACCGAAATGGCGGCTACGGAATGCAGTATGACGTGTTAAGGGAATTTGCTTGCCGAGATTTTGCCGAAGCACTGCGTTTAAATGCCTATGTTAGTTTCGACGTGGAACGCGCTAGAGAGGATATTACTTATCGCAAAGGGATTAATAATTATTTCTCAGTCTTGCGTGAATATGGCTTTAAGGTCATTCAAAAAAATGTGAAATGGTATGAAGATGATAAGGGCAATCGTTATGGCAAGGCTAATGCCGATTTAGATATGGCTGTCGATGCCTTGTTGCAATCACAAAATTTGGATCGAGTGTTATTAGTCACAGGGGATGGTGATTTTATTCAAGTTGTTCGCGCTTTACAAAATTATGGTTGTCGTGTAGAAGTTGTTGCTTTTGAAAATATATCTAATGAGTTAAAACGGGAAGCTGATATGTTTTTATCGGGTTACTTGATTCCAAATTTACTCCCTGTTAAACGTAATATTGAAAATAATATCGAATGGGGTGCAATCGGTTCGGTTGTGCGTGGTTATTGTTCACATTATTATGACGATCGTGGGTTTGGATTTATGCGGTATTTAGATCGCATTGCACCGGGTCTTTGGATTACGGATGCGCGCCATGATGAATCCCCTTATCGGGCGGCTTTTTTCCACGGTTCTAACTTGCCTGAGGAAGTTAATACGTCTCAACTGCCTAATCGGGATTTTATTTTTGAGTTTAGGTTAGAAGAATCAAAAAATAATAATAAAGACCCTGTTGCTATGAATATTCGTTTATTAGGATAA